Proteins from a genomic interval of Falco rusticolus isolate bFalRus1 chromosome 7, bFalRus1.pri, whole genome shotgun sequence:
- the DGLUCY gene encoding D-glutamate cyclase, mitochondrial, with protein MFLTGGLRSLLPHVLRKMIRCSRLSISNTSGVAESYKQANVVILHKSLADEFEKFCHANNGPLPLLYRSKPGDWKCPLSSDSDIRTDCLQYRRYEHGAYTGSLKSLKEYSEQLKDMVTFYLGCSFSFEKAVQNAGVPVRNVEQKCNVSMYKTAVPCYSIYTFCCNLVVTMRPIPERKLEAAVLATSELKEAHGAPIHIGDPGMLGINDLSKPDYGDPVHLHPGDIPVFWACGVTAIEAVVNCRAPLAFTHSPGCMFVTDLKNDDVTVRSSGEVPQVHCISQDPLHYSIVSAEAAQKIRTLETLIGIDPGERGIAPLRRQDELLKAGLSLCHARAVLLTTGFPTHCTHQPPEENDGPPGTLAVAAMLQALEKEVAIVTDQRAVNLNKKIIDEAVQLGILKRPVPVLSYQREGADSALMFLCEGGNPGRPRFDHLIAIERAGMAADGNYYNARKVNIKHLVDPIDDLFLAAQTIPGVTTTGVGDGGNELGMGKVKGAVKKYIKNGDVIACDVEADFTIVAGVSNWGGYAIACALYILSTCEIHDRYLRKAIGFPQLSQKTVWLSALPSVTKEEKLLKALVQHGVRSGKTASLEMEVDGLPFYNTHSLMIEKLLQEAQQ; from the exons ATGTTTTTGACGGGTGGCTTGCGATCTCTCCTTCCCCATGTGCTAAGAAAAATGATTCGATGCAGCAGACTCAGTATTAGTAATACTTCTGGAGTGGCAGAAA GCTATAAACAGGCCAACGTTGTGATTTTGCACAAGTCCCTTGCTGACGAATTTGAGAAGTTTTGCCATGCAAACAACGGACCCCTGCCGCTGCTGTACAGAAGTAAACCAGGTGACTGGAAATGTCCTCTGAGTAGTGATTCTGATATCAG AACTGACTGCCTACAGTACAGAAGATATGAGCATGGAGCTTATACTGGATCACTGAAAAGCCTAAAGGAGTATTCTGAACAACTTAAGGACATGGTGACTTTTTATTTAGgctgcagcttctcttttgaaaaagcagtCCAAAATGCTGGCGTTCCTGTACGAAATGTTGAGCAAAAATGTAATGTAAGCATGTATAAG ACAGCTGTGCCTTGCTACAGCATTTATACTTTTTGCTGCAACTTAGTAGTCACAATGAGACCTATACCTGAAAGGAAGTTGGAAGCAGCTGTGCTAGCAACATCTGAATTAAAAGAAGCCCACGGAGCACCAATTCACATCGGTGACCCTG GTATGCTGGGAATAAACGATCTTTCCAAACCAGACTATGGGGACCCAGTTCACCTTCACCCTGGTGATATTCCAGTGTTTTGGGCCTGTGGAGTAACAGCAATAGAAGCAGTAGTCAACTGCA GAGCTCCATTAGCTTTTACTCATTCTCCTGGCTGCATGTTCGTTACTGACCTAAAGAATGATGATGTCACAGTCAGATCCTCAGGAGAAGTCCCACAAGTCCACTGCATTTCTCAAGATCCTCTGCATTACAGTATTGTgtcagcagaagcagcccaAAAGATAAGGACTCTAGAGACCCTAATTGGAATAGATCCCG GAGAGCGGGGCATAGCCCCCCTGCGCCGGCAGGACGAGCTGCTGAAGGCTGGCCTGTCCCTCTGCCATGCGCGGGCCGTGCTGCTGACCACCGGGTTCCCGACCCACTGCACCCACCAGCCGCCCGAGGAGAACGACGGGCCGCCGGGCACGCTGGCTGTCGCAGCCATGCTGCAGGCCTTGGAGAAAGAGGTTGCCATAGTAACAGATCAGAGAGCCGTGAATCTCAATAAAAAGATTATTGACGAGGCTGTTCAACTAG GAATCCTGAAGAGACCTGTCCCTGTATTGAGTTATCAAAGGGAAGGTGCCGATTCAGCTTTGATGTTTTTGTGTGAAGGTGGGAATCCTGGAAGACCTAG ATTTGATCACCTGATAGCAATAGAGCGTGCTGGGATGGCTGCTGATGGCAATTATTACAATGCCAGGAAAGTGAATATTAAACACCTTGTGGATCCCATAGATGACCTGTTTTTAGCTGCACAAACCATTCCAGGAGTCACAACAACAG GTGTTGGAGATGGAGGAAATGAATTGGGAATGGGGAAAGTAAAAGGTGCTGTAAAGAAGTACATAAAAAATGGAGATGTTATAGCCTGTGATGTTGAAGCTGATTTTACTATTGTAGCTG GGGTCTCTAACTGGGGAGGCTATGCCATCGCCTGTGCTCTATATATTCTCAGCACTTGTGAAATACATGACCGCTATCTGAGGAAAGCCATTGGATTTCCGCAGTTATCACAGAAGACGGTCTGGCTATCAGCACTTCCTTCTGTTACCAAG